Proteins co-encoded in one Bacillus sp. FSL H8-0547 genomic window:
- a CDS encoding rhodanese-like domain-containing protein, with the protein MLVGAIAAYTIFSYFYQRKIMKTLTEEEFRAGYRKAQLIDVREPNEFEGGHILGARNIPMSQMRQRHKEIRKDQPVYLYCQNTVRSGRTAQMLKKKGYSDLYTLKGGFKGWSGRIKTKK; encoded by the coding sequence ATTTTAGTCGGCGCAATTGCAGCCTACACTATCTTCTCTTATTTTTACCAGCGTAAAATCATGAAAACATTAACGGAAGAGGAATTCCGTGCAGGATACAGAAAGGCTCAGCTTATCGATGTACGCGAGCCGAACGAATTTGAAGGCGGCCATATTCTTGGCGCAAGAAACATCCCAATGTCACAAATGAGACAGCGCCATAAAGAAATCCGCAAAGACCAGCCTGTTTATCTGTATTGCCAAAACACAGTAAGAAGCGGACGCACAGCTCAGATGCTTAAGAAAAAAGGCTATTCGGACCTTTACACATTAAAAGGCGGCTTTAAAGGCTGGAGCGGAAGAATTAAAACGAAAAAATAA
- a CDS encoding biotin/lipoate A/B protein ligase family protein, whose protein sequence is MEKEIWRFIDSGNCSPAYNMALDEVLLEWNSEGNFPPVIRFYGWNPATLSVGYFQKAEKEIDLEAVKRNGLGFVRRPTGGRGVLHDQELTYSVIVSEDHPEMPKTVTEAYRVISEGILQGFRELGLDAYFAVPRTEEEKQGLKNPRSAVCFDAPSWYELVVEGRKVAGSAQTRQKGVILQHGSILLDLDEDLLFSLFKYPSDRVKERMQKNFKNKAVAVNALRETKVTIEEAKEAFIRGFEKGLNIKLEPYKLTEKEQAAAMKLAAEKYESDEWNYKR, encoded by the coding sequence ATGGAGAAAGAAATTTGGAGATTTATTGATTCGGGCAATTGCTCTCCTGCTTACAATATGGCGCTAGATGAGGTGCTGCTTGAGTGGAACAGCGAAGGGAACTTTCCGCCTGTAATCCGTTTTTACGGATGGAACCCTGCGACACTCTCTGTAGGTTATTTTCAGAAAGCGGAAAAAGAAATTGATCTTGAAGCTGTTAAACGGAACGGACTCGGCTTTGTGCGCAGGCCAACCGGCGGCAGGGGTGTCCTGCATGATCAAGAACTTACATACAGTGTCATTGTTTCAGAAGACCATCCTGAGATGCCGAAGACCGTTACAGAAGCATACCGTGTGATCTCAGAAGGAATTCTTCAGGGATTTAGAGAGCTTGGCCTAGATGCATATTTTGCTGTGCCAAGAACGGAGGAAGAGAAGCAGGGGCTTAAAAATCCGCGTTCAGCGGTTTGCTTTGATGCCCCATCCTGGTATGAGCTTGTCGTTGAAGGAAGGAAAGTGGCAGGCAGTGCCCAGACACGTCAAAAAGGCGTGATTCTCCAGCACGGCTCGATTCTGCTTGATCTTGATGAAGATCTTTTGTTCAGCCTGTTTAAGTACCCAAGTGACAGGGTAAAAGAACGAATGCAGAAGAACTTTAAAAATAAAGCAGTTGCAGTGAATGCTCTCAGAGAAACAAAAGTAACAATTGAAGAGGCAAAAGAGGCGTTTATAAGAGGGTTTGAAAAAGGGCTGAACATTAAGCTCGAACCGTATAAACTGACTGAAAAAGAACAGGCTGCAGCCATGAAACTGGCAGCTGAAAAATATGAATCGGATGAGTGGAATTATAAACGATAA
- the mntR gene encoding transcriptional regulator MntR encodes MPTPSMEDYIEQIYILIEEKGYARVSDIAEALSVHPSSVTKMVQKLDKDEYLIYEKYRGLILTPKGKKIGKRLVYRHELLEQFMRLIGVDEEKIYNDVEGIEHHLSWNAIDRIGDLVQFFESDEARVDTLRAIQKQNEQDNES; translated from the coding sequence ATGCCAACACCAAGTATGGAAGATTATATTGAACAAATCTACATTTTAATAGAAGAAAAAGGATATGCCCGTGTTTCAGATATCGCGGAAGCATTATCCGTTCATCCCTCCTCAGTGACAAAGATGGTCCAAAAACTAGACAAAGATGAATATCTCATATACGAAAAATACCGTGGACTTATTTTGACGCCTAAGGGCAAGAAGATCGGAAAGCGCCTTGTCTACCGTCACGAGCTGCTTGAGCAGTTCATGCGTTTGATCGGCGTGGATGAAGAAAAGATTTACAACGATGTTGAAGGCATTGAGCATCACCTCAGCTGGAATGCCATTGACCGTATTGGAGATCTCGTGCAATTTTTTGAAAGTGATGAAGCGCGTGTAGATACCCTGCGTGCAATACAAAAACAAAATGAACAGGATAATGAGTCCTGA
- a CDS encoding patatin-like phospholipase family protein has product MYIDGVFSGGGIKGFALIGAYQAIEQRGLQFVRVAGTSAGSIVASFIAAGYKSDEIIRMMDDMELGKFLEKNPSILPFKLMKWLNLYWRLGLYKGGKLEEWIAARLKERGVSTFGDLRPGSLKIVASDLTNGRIIVLPDDLPRYGLVPERFSVARAVLMSCSLPYFFEPVKLTSAEGTNIVVDGGVLSNFPIWLFKEKARPVIGIKLSPRDEERPRNQIKNAIEMYGALFETMKDAHDARHISSRHERNIIFLPVESILTTEFDLSEQKKLALIELGRSRTEQFLKRWTY; this is encoded by the coding sequence GTGTACATTGATGGTGTCTTCTCTGGCGGCGGCATAAAAGGGTTTGCGCTGATTGGAGCCTATCAGGCAATTGAACAGCGAGGGCTGCAGTTTGTAAGAGTGGCAGGCACAAGCGCGGGTTCGATTGTGGCATCCTTTATCGCAGCAGGATACAAAAGTGATGAAATTATCCGAATGATGGACGATATGGAGCTTGGAAAGTTTCTTGAGAAAAACCCTTCCATTCTTCCATTTAAATTGATGAAATGGCTTAACCTCTATTGGCGCCTCGGTCTGTACAAAGGCGGGAAGCTTGAGGAATGGATCGCAGCCAGGCTGAAGGAAAGGGGAGTTTCCACCTTTGGTGATTTGAGGCCCGGATCTTTAAAAATTGTAGCCTCTGATCTTACAAACGGCAGGATTATTGTGCTGCCTGATGATCTCCCCAGGTACGGACTTGTTCCCGAGCGGTTTTCAGTTGCCCGCGCTGTGCTGATGAGCTGCAGTCTTCCGTATTTCTTTGAGCCTGTTAAGCTGACGAGTGCTGAAGGGACGAACATAGTGGTAGACGGGGGAGTTTTAAGTAACTTTCCAATCTGGCTTTTCAAGGAAAAGGCGAGGCCTGTAATTGGAATCAAGCTCAGTCCGAGAGATGAAGAAAGGCCGAGGAATCAGATTAAAAATGCGATTGAAATGTACGGAGCGCTGTTTGAAACGATGAAAGATGCCCATGATGCCAGGCATATATCAAGCAGGCATGAGAGAAACATCATTTTTCTTCCGGTAGAAAGCATTCTCACGACAGAATTTGATCTCTCAGAACAAAAAAAACTAGCTCTGATTGAGCTAGGAAGAAGCCGGACGGAACAGTTTCTCAAACGGTGGACTTATTAA
- a CDS encoding SA1362 family protein: MKNRMNPFVMIVLALGGIGFLVTLISRPGFLFREMLVFAAVLAIIYFVVRYFTKQRMGKDSSSYSKAAKQSKRRFSDRNQSSSHLKSVSAPKKSSKTSALKKKQASHLTVIEGRKGKKKSRAFF; this comes from the coding sequence ATGAAAAATCGAATGAATCCATTTGTGATGATTGTGTTAGCTCTGGGAGGAATCGGGTTTTTAGTGACTCTCATCAGCAGGCCTGGCTTCCTCTTCAGAGAAATGCTCGTGTTTGCTGCTGTTCTAGCCATCATCTATTTTGTTGTCCGTTACTTTACAAAACAAAGAATGGGAAAAGATTCTTCCTCTTATTCCAAAGCTGCTAAACAGTCCAAAAGGCGTTTCAGCGACCGCAATCAGAGCAGCTCCCATTTGAAAAGTGTGTCGGCTCCAAAAAAGAGCAGCAAAACAAGCGCTCTTAAAAAGAAGCAGGCTTCACACCTGACCGTGATTGAAGGCAGAAAAGGCAAAAAGAAAAGCAGGGCTTTTTTCTGA
- a CDS encoding DUF1385 domain-containing protein, translating into MSKQNKPAYGGQAVVEGVMFGGKHHYVTAIRRKNKEIDYFRLPRKSNSTLTALKKIPFIRGIAAIIEASANGTKHLNFSTDRYDLDPEDDEQLNEPKKESKLTMILGVAAIGVLSFLFGKFIFTLVPLFLAELTRPVFASDLSQILIEGLFKLILLLAYIYAISFTPLIKRVFQYHGAEHKVINCYENGMPLTVENVQSNSRLHYRCGSSFLLFTVIVGVFVYMLVPTEPLYVRVLNRLALIPVVIGISFEVLQFTNKLRDVPVLKWLGYPGLCLQLLTTKEPDNEQTEVAIASFNEMLRLEKETEEGIKTEQIV; encoded by the coding sequence ATGTCAAAGCAGAACAAGCCCGCATATGGCGGGCAAGCAGTAGTAGAGGGCGTCATGTTTGGCGGCAAGCATCACTACGTTACAGCCATCAGACGGAAAAACAAGGAAATTGATTATTTCCGGCTGCCGAGAAAATCAAACAGCACACTGACAGCCCTTAAAAAAATACCATTTATCCGCGGGATCGCAGCAATCATAGAAGCAAGCGCAAATGGTACGAAACATCTCAACTTTTCAACAGACAGGTACGACCTTGATCCAGAAGATGACGAGCAGCTGAACGAGCCGAAAAAAGAATCAAAGCTGACGATGATACTCGGTGTTGCAGCAATCGGGGTTCTGTCCTTTTTATTCGGAAAATTCATCTTTACACTCGTCCCGCTTTTTCTTGCAGAGCTTACAAGACCTGTTTTTGCATCGGATTTGTCACAGATCCTGATTGAAGGTCTTTTCAAACTTATTCTCCTGCTTGCCTATATTTACGCGATATCCTTTACTCCGCTGATCAAGCGTGTATTCCAGTATCACGGGGCAGAGCATAAAGTCATTAACTGTTATGAAAACGGTATGCCGCTCACAGTTGAGAACGTTCAGAGCAACAGCCGCCTTCATTACAGATGCGGAAGCAGCTTCCTTCTTTTCACCGTGATTGTCGGAGTTTTTGTCTACATGCTCGTTCCGACTGAACCGCTTTATGTGCGCGTTCTGAACAGACTGGCCCTAATTCCCGTTGTGATCGGCATTTCATTTGAAGTGCTGCAGTTTACAAACAAGCTGAGAGACGTGCCTGTCCTGAAATGGCTTGGGTACCCGGGCTTATGCCTTCAGCTTTTAACCACAAAAGAGCCTGACAACGAACAGACCGAAGTCGCAATTGCAAGCTTCAATGAAATGCTCCGCCTGGAAAAAGAAACAGAAGAAGGTATAAAAACAGAACAAATTGTATAA
- a CDS encoding YqhR family membrane protein, producing MTDDFQSNSAGMKDEQDDKQGEGLPFIARAMITGFAGGIFWSLIGYLAYVLNMTEISPNMLLQPFLLGDWKNGTIGNFAGVLVIGFLSVGTALVYYLVLKRFSSIFVGMIYGAALWALVFFLLNPIFPNVKTVFELERLTTVTMICLYILYGVFIGYSISFEQNELQSKKKGSAST from the coding sequence ATGACAGATGATTTTCAGTCTAATTCTGCTGGAATGAAAGATGAACAGGATGATAAGCAGGGCGAGGGTCTCCCGTTTATCGCAAGAGCTATGATTACCGGATTTGCAGGAGGTATTTTCTGGAGTTTAATCGGCTATTTGGCTTATGTGCTGAACATGACAGAAATCAGTCCGAACATGCTGCTGCAGCCGTTTCTGCTTGGTGACTGGAAAAACGGCACGATCGGAAATTTTGCGGGAGTATTGGTCATCGGATTCCTTTCTGTAGGAACGGCACTCGTCTATTACTTAGTTTTAAAAAGGTTTTCGTCTATTTTCGTCGGCATGATATATGGAGCGGCTTTATGGGCGCTTGTCTTTTTCCTCTTGAATCCGATCTTTCCAAACGTCAAAACAGTCTTTGAACTCGAGCGCCTGACAACGGTTACGATGATATGTTTATACATTTTATATGGGGTCTTTATCGGGTATTCCATTTCCTTTGAACAAAATGAGCTTCAATCGAAAAAAAAGGGCAGCGCTTCCACGTAA
- the aroQ gene encoding type II 3-dehydroquinate dehydratase, whose protein sequence is MRHYMVINGPNLNRLGLREPDIYGSKTLTDLERELMVFAEKQGFQVTCFQSNHEGDLIDAIHGSDGHYDGIVLNPGAFTHYSYALRDAIASVPLPVIEVHISNVHSREPFRHQSVTAPVTAGQVVGLGFQGYQFALQAIHTKIGEKQHAED, encoded by the coding sequence ATGAGACACTATATGGTAATTAACGGCCCAAATCTAAATCGCCTTGGGTTGCGTGAACCTGATATTTATGGAAGCAAAACGCTGACAGATCTTGAGCGTGAGCTGATGGTTTTTGCTGAAAAGCAGGGGTTTCAGGTCACTTGCTTTCAGTCCAATCATGAAGGGGACCTGATTGATGCCATTCATGGATCAGATGGCCACTACGATGGCATTGTGCTGAATCCGGGGGCGTTTACCCACTACAGCTATGCATTGAGAGATGCCATTGCAAGCGTTCCTCTTCCTGTGATTGAAGTGCATATCTCCAATGTTCACAGCCGGGAGCCGTTCAGGCATCAGTCTGTCACTGCGCCGGTCACTGCCGGACAGGTGGTCGGACTCGGATTTCAGGGGTACCAATTTGCCCTGCAGGCAATACATACAAAGATAGGGGAGAAACAGCATGCTGAAGATTGA
- a CDS encoding Xaa-Pro peptidase family protein, with product MLKIEKLRKRLKELDVDGLLIASDYNRRYMTGFTGSSGVALISLSGAVFITDFRYTEQAAKQVEGYDIVQHKGPILDEVAAQAEKLSIKRLGFEQDHLSFATYSAYASKLKGIEFVPVSEAVEKLRLIKSAAEIKILKEAAEIADAAFKHILTVVQPGMKEIEVSNELEFFMRKQGAVSSSFDIIVASGHRSALPHGVASEKEIEKGDFVTFDFGAYYKGYCSDITRTIAVGNPSDELKKIYSIVLEAQLRGMNGIKAGMTGKEADALTRDYISENGYGEYFGHSTGHGLGMEVHESPSLSAKSETVLEPGMIVTVEPGIYVPKLGGVRIEDDTVVKEDGNESLTHSPKELIIL from the coding sequence ATGCTGAAGATTGAGAAATTAAGAAAAAGGCTTAAGGAGCTTGATGTTGACGGACTTCTTATTGCAAGCGACTATAACAGACGGTACATGACCGGTTTTACAGGCTCATCGGGTGTCGCGCTCATTTCTCTGTCAGGAGCCGTATTTATCACGGACTTCAGGTATACAGAGCAGGCAGCCAAGCAGGTTGAAGGCTATGACATTGTTCAGCACAAGGGGCCGATTCTTGACGAAGTGGCTGCACAGGCAGAAAAGCTTTCAATCAAGCGTCTTGGCTTTGAACAGGATCATTTATCCTTTGCAACGTATTCCGCTTATGCTTCCAAACTGAAGGGAATTGAGTTTGTTCCGGTGTCTGAGGCGGTGGAAAAGTTACGCTTGATTAAGTCTGCAGCAGAGATTAAGATATTAAAGGAAGCTGCGGAGATCGCCGATGCTGCATTTAAGCATATTCTTACAGTAGTACAGCCCGGCATGAAGGAAATTGAGGTTTCAAACGAACTTGAATTCTTTATGAGAAAGCAGGGCGCTGTTTCTTCATCATTTGATATCATAGTCGCATCCGGCCACAGGTCAGCTCTTCCGCACGGTGTGGCAAGTGAAAAAGAAATTGAAAAGGGCGATTTTGTAACCTTCGACTTTGGAGCATACTACAAAGGATATTGTTCAGATATTACACGCACGATTGCAGTCGGCAATCCAAGTGATGAGCTGAAGAAAATCTATTCCATTGTTCTTGAAGCCCAGCTGCGCGGCATGAATGGTATTAAAGCAGGTATGACCGGAAAAGAAGCTGATGCTTTGACAAGGGATTATATTTCAGAGAACGGCTATGGCGAGTATTTTGGCCATTCAACCGGACACGGCCTTGGAATGGAAGTTCACGAAAGTCCGTCATTATCCGCAAAATCAGAAACGGTTCTTGAGCCGGGCATGATTGTTACAGTAGAGCCGGGAATTTATGTTCCTAAGCTTGGCGGAGTCAGGATCGAGGACGATACAGTGGTTAAGGAAGACGGCAATGAATCTCTGACACACTCCCCTAAAGAGCTTATTATCTTATAA